The following coding sequences lie in one Saccopteryx bilineata isolate mSacBil1 chromosome 5, mSacBil1_pri_phased_curated, whole genome shotgun sequence genomic window:
- the C1QL2 gene encoding complement C1q-like protein 2 — MALGLLIAVPLLLQAADPGAAHYEMMGTCRMICDPYSAAPGGGPVGAKTPPPGPSTAALEVMQDLSANPPPPFIQGPKGDPGRPGKPGPRGPPGEPGPPGPRGPPGEKGDSGRPGLPGLQLTAGAAGGDGVVGGGTRGGGDSEGEMTGAISAAFSGPKIAFYVGLKSPHEGYEVLKFDDVVTNLGNHYDPTTGKFSCQVRGIYFFTYHILMRGGDGTSMWADLCKNGQVRASAIAQDADQNYDYASNSVVLHLDSGDEVYVKLDGGKAHGGNNNKYSTFSGFLLYPD, encoded by the exons ATGGCGCTGGGCTTGCTCATCGCGGTGCCGCTGCTGCTGCAGGCGGCAGACCCCGGAGCGGCGCACTACGAGATGATGGGCACCTGCCGCATGATCTGCGACCCATACAGCGCCGCACCCGGCGGAGGCCCCGTGGGCGCCAAGACTCCGCCGCCGGGACCCAGCACTGCCGCGCTGGAAGTCATGCAAGACCTGAGCGCCAACCCTCCGCCCCCTTTCATTCAGGGACCCAAGGGCGACCCGGGGCGGCCAGGCAAGCCGGGGCCACGGGGTCCCCCTGGAGAGCCGGGCCCGCCCGGACCCAGGGGGCCCCCGGGGGAGAAGGGCGACTCGGGGCGGCCGGGCCTGCCGGGGCTGCAGCTTACGGCGGGAGCGGCAGGAGGTGACGGGGTGGTGGGTGGCGGTACCCGAGGCGGCGGCGACTCTGAGGGCGAAATGACTGGCGCGATCAGCGCCGCCTTCAGCGGTCCAAAGATCGCCTTTTACGTGGGTCTCAAGAGCCCCCACGAAGGCTACGAGGTACTCAAGTTCGACGACGTGGTCACCAACCTCGGCAATCACTACGACCCCACTACCGGCAAGTTCAGCTGCCAGGTGCGGGGCATCTACTTCTTCACTTACCACATCCTAATGCGCGGCGGCGATGGCACCAGCATGTGGGCGGACCTCTGCAAGAACGGGCAG GTCCGGGCCAGCGCCATCGCTCAGGACGCAGACCAGAACTACGACTACGCCAGTAACAGCGTGGTGCTGCACCTCGATTCTGGGGACGAGGTGTATGTGAAGCTGGACGGCGGGAAGGCGCACGGAGGCAATAACAACAAGTACAGCACGTTCTCCGGCTTTCTTCTATATCCGGACTAG